One Micavibrio aeruginosavorus ARL-13 genomic window carries:
- the addB gene encoding double-strand break repair protein AddB — translation MAPHQHAGRSGQRGGPSGRHGRLNLPVQSGLPARQTHRVMNMGAADHKLTLFTIPAGVAFADALAHGLLDETRGDPQGLSSIHLLLPTRRATRTMQNAFLRLSKGAPILLPRLSALGEVDEDSLSLESIASSGNAVALNLPPAMPKIRRQILLARMIMEWKTRVHSPDQAFALAGTLGRLIDQCYMEGVTLDALPALVPDEFADHWRVTLDFLSIIMKLWPALLDAHGMIDAADRGGRLTHALADHWDATRPTQRIIAAGSTGSIPATARLLRVIAGLPNGSVILPALDRDMDDGSWAALDDSHPQHALKKLLHGMDENLHRHDVVLWPHTPPARTDINPGVAQKQLNARQWLAREMMRPAATADAWTTLDPDTDTRTHVRDTLGRVRRMDAENPQEEAEAIALLLRETLETPGRTASLITPDRMLARRVSLIMNRWGIIMDDSGGQPLSTTRVGIFLRLIARAAIEQYAPAALLAAVKHSLMRWDDNDADGGRGMVRALDRHYLRGPAPAHGWDGLIAHINAKREAQIARGHDAPPDVAPLIDHLRTCFAPFDDLLQGDADTLRPLPSWLTAHIKVAEHLSRADTIWTGEDGEAAATVLAELHGELAQAFSGDMNAMPPMSLDDYLSIISGMMEGVNIRPAYGTHPRLSILGQIEARMTQADCVILAGLNDGTWPPDPGHDPWMSRPMRKQFGLPPTEQMVGFAAHDFACGFCAPTVYLSRSKRVDGTPTVPSRWLQRLDTVLQALDIPPEHLHDHPALHRARMFSDDGARIAAATRPAPTPPADRRPMTLPVTDIETWMRDPYALYAKRILRLRKLDMLDKPEDAASRGTLIHEVFEHFVSDHMHEWPDDAQSRLITLAHDQMKAHMDDPRLWGFWWPRMEAAIDHFVTLETAQRIHSKPWALEATGTLPISLDDGSVFTLTAKADRIDRSTIDGRATVIDYKTGTLPSKKAIEAGLAPQLPLEGAMILHGGFNDSGPKPSVDGLRAFTAWDGSGRKNPTILNIEEGDAVHLATYAHNGLRDLVTAFKNPATPYYSLPNPANAPKYRDYDQLARVQEWVVLSDADDEAEDAA, via the coding sequence ATGGCACCACATCAGCACGCCGGCCGATCTGGCCAGCGTGGAGGCCCATCTGGCCGCCACGGGCGGCTCAATCTCCCCGTCCAATCCGGTTTACCCGCCCGCCAAACCCACCGCGTGATGAATATGGGGGCAGCGGATCACAAGCTGACCCTGTTCACCATTCCGGCGGGGGTGGCCTTTGCCGATGCGCTGGCGCATGGGTTGCTGGATGAAACGAGGGGCGATCCGCAGGGTCTGTCTTCTATTCATCTGTTGTTGCCCACACGCCGCGCGACACGGACGATGCAGAATGCGTTTTTGCGTCTGTCCAAGGGCGCGCCGATTTTGCTGCCGCGCCTGAGCGCCTTGGGCGAGGTGGATGAAGATTCATTGAGCCTTGAATCGATTGCTTCATCCGGGAATGCTGTCGCCCTGAACCTGCCTCCCGCCATGCCGAAAATTCGCCGTCAGATTTTATTGGCGCGCATGATCATGGAATGGAAGACCCGGGTGCACAGCCCCGATCAGGCCTTTGCCCTGGCCGGAACACTGGGGCGCCTGATCGACCAATGCTATATGGAGGGGGTCACGCTGGACGCCCTGCCCGCGTTGGTACCGGATGAATTTGCCGATCATTGGCGCGTGACGCTGGATTTCCTGTCGATCATCATGAAATTGTGGCCCGCCTTGCTGGACGCGCACGGCATGATTGATGCGGCGGACCGCGGTGGCCGATTGACCCACGCGCTGGCCGATCATTGGGATGCCACGCGCCCGACCCAACGCATTATCGCCGCCGGTTCAACCGGGTCCATTCCCGCCACGGCCCGTTTATTGCGCGTGATTGCGGGATTACCCAATGGGTCGGTGATCCTGCCCGCGCTGGATCGTGATATGGATGATGGCAGTTGGGCGGCATTGGATGATTCCCACCCGCAACATGCATTGAAAAAATTACTGCATGGGATGGATGAAAATTTGCATCGCCATGACGTTGTTCTCTGGCCACATACACCACCCGCACGCACCGACATCAATCCGGGCGTGGCCCAGAAGCAATTAAACGCCCGCCAATGGCTGGCGCGTGAAATGATGCGCCCCGCCGCCACCGCCGATGCGTGGACGACATTGGACCCGGATACAGACACCCGTACCCATGTGCGCGACACGTTGGGCCGCGTGCGCCGCATGGATGCCGAAAACCCGCAGGAAGAGGCCGAGGCCATTGCCCTTCTCTTACGCGAAACATTGGAAACACCGGGACGCACGGCATCACTGATCACACCGGACCGGATGCTGGCCCGCCGGGTCAGTTTGATCATGAATCGCTGGGGCATCATTATGGATGATTCCGGCGGCCAACCGCTCAGCACCACACGGGTTGGTATTTTCCTGCGCCTGATTGCACGGGCGGCGATTGAGCAGTACGCCCCCGCCGCGTTGCTGGCCGCCGTGAAACATTCATTGATGCGGTGGGATGACAATGATGCGGATGGCGGGCGCGGCATGGTCCGGGCGCTGGATCGCCATTATCTGCGCGGCCCCGCCCCGGCCCATGGATGGGATGGATTAATCGCCCATATCAACGCCAAACGCGAAGCGCAAATTGCACGCGGCCATGATGCGCCGCCGGATGTTGCGCCCTTGATCGATCATCTGCGTACCTGTTTCGCACCGTTTGATGATTTATTGCAGGGTGATGCGGATACGCTGCGCCCTTTGCCCTCCTGGCTGACCGCGCATATCAAGGTAGCCGAGCACTTAAGCCGTGCCGATACGATCTGGACCGGCGAAGATGGCGAGGCGGCAGCCACCGTTCTGGCCGAATTGCACGGCGAACTGGCACAGGCCTTTTCCGGTGATATGAACGCCATGCCGCCGATGAGTCTGGATGATTATCTATCCATCATCAGCGGCATGATGGAGGGCGTCAACATCCGCCCCGCTTATGGCACCCACCCGCGCCTGTCCATTCTGGGCCAGATCGAAGCACGGATGACCCAAGCCGATTGCGTTATTCTGGCCGGACTCAACGATGGCACATGGCCCCCCGATCCCGGCCATGACCCGTGGATGTCGCGCCCGATGCGCAAGCAATTCGGCCTGCCGCCCACGGAACAAATGGTCGGATTTGCCGCGCATGATTTTGCCTGCGGTTTCTGCGCGCCCACTGTGTATTTAAGCCGCAGCAAGCGGGTGGATGGCACGCCGACCGTTCCGTCCCGCTGGTTGCAACGGCTGGATACGGTGTTACAGGCGCTCGATATCCCGCCCGAACATTTGCACGACCACCCCGCCCTGCACCGTGCGCGGATGTTCAGCGATGATGGTGCACGCATTGCCGCCGCCACGCGCCCCGCGCCGACACCACCAGCCGATCGCCGCCCAATGACATTGCCGGTCACCGACATTGAAACATGGATGCGCGATCCCTATGCCCTGTATGCCAAACGGATTTTACGCCTGCGCAAACTGGACATGCTGGACAAGCCCGAAGATGCGGCTAGCCGCGGCACGTTGATCCATGAAGTGTTCGAACATTTCGTATCGGATCATATGCACGAATGGCCGGATGATGCACAAAGCCGTTTAATCACGCTGGCCCATGACCAGATGAAAGCCCACATGGATGATCCACGTTTGTGGGGGTTCTGGTGGCCGCGCATGGAAGCGGCGATTGACCATTTCGTTACGCTAGAAACCGCGCAGCGCATCCATTCCAAACCATGGGCGCTGGAGGCCACAGGAACATTACCGATTTCCTTGGATGATGGCAGCGTTTTTACCCTGACCGCCAAGGCCGACCGCATTGACCGCAGCACGATCGATGGCCGCGCCACCGTGATTGATTACAAAACCGGAACATTGCCCAGCAAAAAAGCGATCGAGGCCGGATTGGCCCCGCAATTGCCATTGGAAGGGGCGATGATTCTGCATGGCGGGTTTAACGATAGCGGGCCGAAACCCAGCGTCGATGGACTGCGCGCTTTTACCGCATGGGATGGATCGGGCCG
- a CDS encoding nucleotidyltransferase family protein: MSTPHIDRAFILAAGMGKRLRPHTDTMPKPMVPVAGKAMIDHTLDRLVAYGVHDVTVNLHYRATQLEQHLGQRHAPRLTFSFEQTLLDTGGGMNKALYTMGNQPFFAFSGDTLWEDGVSGDALTRMASMWDDSKMDLLLLLQPVSAMTLTGGVGDYDILPNGQIIRSTTQTGTHMWTSVRIVHPRLFENAPNGPFSFLQLMDKAQANGRLFGLEHDGAWHHISTPADLASVEAHLAATGGSISPSNPVYPPAKPTA, translated from the coding sequence ATGAGTACGCCGCATATTGACCGTGCCTTTATTCTGGCCGCCGGAATGGGAAAACGCCTGCGCCCGCACACCGACACGATGCCAAAACCGATGGTGCCCGTGGCCGGTAAAGCAATGATCGACCACACGCTGGACCGTCTGGTCGCGTATGGCGTGCATGATGTGACCGTCAATCTGCATTATCGCGCCACGCAATTGGAACAGCATCTGGGCCAACGCCATGCGCCGCGTTTAACGTTTTCATTCGAACAAACATTGCTGGACACGGGTGGCGGCATGAACAAGGCCCTGTACACCATGGGCAACCAGCCGTTCTTCGCGTTTTCCGGCGACACGCTGTGGGAGGATGGCGTCAGCGGCGATGCCCTGACCCGTATGGCCAGCATGTGGGATGATTCCAAGATGGATTTGTTGCTGTTGCTGCAACCCGTCAGCGCCATGACCTTGACCGGCGGCGTTGGCGATTACGACATTCTGCCGAATGGCCAGATTATCCGCAGCACAACGCAAACCGGCACCCATATGTGGACCAGTGTGCGCATCGTGCATCCGCGTTTGTTTGAAAATGCGCCGAACGGTCCGTTCTCCTTCCTGCAACTGATGGACAAGGCGCAGGCCAATGGCCGTTTGTTCGGACTGGAACATGACGGCGCATGGCACCACATCAGCACGCCGGCCGATCTGGCCAGCGTGGAGGCCCATCTGGCCGCCACGGGCGGCTCAATCTCCCCGTCCAATCCGGTTTACCCGCCCGCCAAACCCACCGCGTGA
- the tsaE gene encoding tRNA (adenosine(37)-N6)-threonylcarbamoyltransferase complex ATPase subunit type 1 TsaE: MTDHDFHIPTTTHELRGEDATAALAQSIAGRLCVGQVLLLEGDLGAGKTTFARALIRALAGDEKLEVPSPTFTLVQTYDTPRGPVWHFDLYRIKTPDEVWELGWEEALSGAITIVEWPGNLGPILETMVPPQGWTLHFAADPHRPDIRIITIPDIPLNEGNA; the protein is encoded by the coding sequence ATGACAGACCATGATTTTCACATCCCGACGACCACCCACGAATTGCGGGGCGAAGACGCCACCGCGGCGTTGGCACAATCCATCGCCGGACGCCTGTGCGTGGGTCAGGTGTTGTTGCTGGAAGGGGATTTGGGGGCCGGAAAAACCACCTTCGCCCGCGCGTTGATCCGCGCCCTGGCCGGAGATGAAAAACTGGAAGTGCCCAGCCCGACCTTCACATTGGTTCAGACATACGACACGCCGCGCGGGCCCGTATGGCATTTCGATTTATATCGCATCAAAACACCGGACGAGGTGTGGGAGCTGGGCTGGGAAGAAGCGTTGAGCGGTGCCATCACCATCGTTGAATGGCCCGGTAACCTTGGCCCGATCCTGGAAACCATGGTGCCGCCGCAAGGGTGGACGTTGCATTTCGCCGCCGACCCGCATCGCCCCGATATTCGCATCATCACCATTCCCGATATTCCCCTTAACGAAGGAAACGCATAA
- a CDS encoding NAD(P)/FAD-dependent oxidoreductase yields the protein MNASIPAPIVETDVAVIGAGPVGLFTVFQCGMLGLSCTVIDALPDIGGQCTAVYPEKPIYDIPGFPRVEAASLIAALEQQAAPFAPLYLLGQQVVRVSGTVHTGFDLETEKGNKIKAKAIIIAAGAGAFGPNRPPLEGIESYEGTSVFYMVRRRDDFAGKRIVIAGGGDSAVDWALSLAPIAARVMVVHRRDNFRAAPESVMRMQAMADAGEIDLVVPYQLKALDGVGAHLRHVTVATMDGTEKVLEADVLLPFFGLAASLGPIADWGLAVDRHHIPVEPSTAATSVPGIYAVGDVATYPQKLKLILTGFAEVAQAAHAIYRQTHPGQDLHMEYSTTKGVPGLA from the coding sequence ATGAACGCATCCATTCCAGCCCCGATTGTTGAAACAGACGTTGCCGTGATTGGTGCGGGGCCTGTTGGCTTATTTACCGTATTCCAGTGCGGCATGCTGGGTCTGTCCTGCACGGTCATTGATGCGCTGCCCGATATTGGCGGGCAATGCACGGCGGTGTACCCGGAAAAACCCATCTATGACATTCCGGGTTTCCCGCGTGTTGAGGCGGCATCACTGATCGCCGCGCTGGAACAACAGGCCGCGCCGTTCGCGCCGCTGTACCTGCTGGGGCAACAGGTGGTGCGCGTGTCCGGTACGGTGCATACGGGGTTCGATCTGGAAACGGAAAAGGGTAATAAAATCAAGGCAAAGGCCATCATCATCGCCGCCGGGGCCGGGGCGTTCGGCCCCAACCGCCCACCGCTGGAGGGCATTGAATCGTACGAAGGCACGTCCGTGTTCTACATGGTGCGCCGCCGTGATGACTTCGCCGGGAAACGCATCGTCATCGCCGGTGGTGGTGACAGTGCGGTGGACTGGGCGTTGTCGCTGGCCCCGATTGCCGCGCGTGTGATGGTGGTGCATCGCCGCGACAATTTCCGCGCCGCCCCCGAATCCGTCATGCGGATGCAGGCGATGGCCGATGCGGGTGAAATTGATCTGGTCGTGCCCTATCAGCTAAAGGCGCTGGACGGTGTTGGCGCGCATCTGCGCCACGTGACCGTGGCGACGATGGATGGCACGGAAAAAGTGCTGGAGGCTGATGTGCTGCTGCCGTTCTTCGGTCTGGCGGCGTCGCTGGGGCCGATTGCGGATTGGGGGCTGGCGGTTGACCGGCACCATATTCCGGTGGAACCATCAACGGCGGCCACATCGGTGCCGGGTATTTATGCCGTGGGCGATGTTGCAACCTATCCGCAGAAATTAAAGCTCATCCTGACCGGTTTTGCCGAGGTGGCGCAGGCCGCGCACGCCATCTACCGCCAAACCCATCCGGGGCAGGATCTGCACATGGAATATTCAACGACGAAAGGTGTTCCGGGTTTGGCCTAG
- a CDS encoding GNAT family N-acetyltransferase, protein MSATESIQVIDNKEKERFELHIDGHTAFAAYRVEGTTLFIDYVEAPPPLRGTGAAGRLMEGITTMARDHGQKIYPICSYAVSWMNRHPDQHDVLA, encoded by the coding sequence ATGAGCGCCACAGAATCAATTCAAGTTATTGATAACAAAGAGAAAGAACGGTTCGAGCTGCATATTGACGGGCACACCGCCTTTGCGGCGTATCGGGTCGAAGGCACCACTTTATTCATCGATTATGTGGAAGCCCCGCCGCCTTTGCGCGGCACCGGCGCCGCCGGGCGCTTGATGGAGGGCATCACCACCATGGCCCGCGACCACGGCCAGAAAATTTATCCCATCTGTTCCTACGCCGTGTCGTGGATGAACCGTCATCCGGATCAGCATGACGTGCTGGCCTAG
- a CDS encoding sensor histidine kinase — translation MNQTADSNKKNPQKTAKGPRFITALMGGGELRTEKARMEAFLSAVPMDYCGWGPDGAIAYSEGFCRLLALDSIRNIHDIQNRLSASDAAALEGMFFRLQEQGEPFSITVRTADRTRTMTLSGSRGVDSDGSMRFNILWLQDTTVQAQEQRRISEAQQFAESEQLRLQAALDHAPVPLWMRNTQTDLIWCNRAYANVLDTSPATVIAEQRELPQTARKKGPATALQPGRPLAQAALDAAQPKTTQAHIIHAGTRLLWDVTETPLPGLGLTLGSAHDRTREEELETHQRRNTAANKELLEQLGSSIAIFAADQKIEFFNSAFAQLWQLDDSWLNTQPKLGDIMEKLRETRRLPEQADFRKFKQSWLNMFTGLIGGHEDMLYLPDGRALRQLVIPHPMGGLMMIFEDVTGRLELESNYNTLVAVQKETLDNLSEGVAVFGGDGRLKLWNPAWARLWHLNPEDLDGEPHISRIVERLKPLFHETVWPQQREELIAQGLDRTQREGRLQLLNQTLVDFSTVPLPDGGVLVAHIDVTDSARVEAALRDRNEALEAAERLKLDFLANVSYQLRTPLNAITGFAEILGHEYFGPLNERQKEYTTGLQDAGKRLVSLVDDILDLSTIEAGYMQLQTSTVDVHRMLAGLVDLTTEWARKEKINVRLDCPDDIGSINADEQRMKQVLLNLIRNAINFTPEGGTITVGATRTSDGHIALHVTDTGPGIASEDRARVLEPFERGNVKGAMAARQGAGLGLTLVRNIVQLHGGTITLDSPHNHGTIVTISLPV, via the coding sequence ATGAACCAAACCGCAGATTCCAATAAGAAAAACCCGCAAAAAACCGCCAAAGGCCCCCGTTTTATCACGGCGCTGATGGGCGGGGGCGAGCTCCGCACGGAAAAGGCCCGGATGGAGGCTTTTCTGTCAGCGGTGCCGATGGATTATTGCGGCTGGGGCCCGGATGGGGCCATCGCCTATTCCGAGGGGTTTTGTCGCCTGTTGGCACTGGATTCGATCCGCAACATTCACGACATTCAAAACCGCCTGTCGGCCAGTGACGCCGCCGCTTTGGAGGGTATGTTTTTCCGGTTGCAGGAACAGGGGGAACCCTTTTCCATCACCGTCCGCACAGCGGACCGCACCCGAACCATGACCCTGTCCGGGTCCAGAGGCGTCGATAGCGATGGCAGCATGCGTTTCAACATCCTGTGGCTTCAGGATACAACCGTCCAGGCCCAGGAACAGCGCCGCATTAGCGAAGCCCAGCAATTTGCCGAATCGGAGCAATTGCGCCTGCAGGCCGCGCTGGATCACGCCCCTGTTCCGTTGTGGATGCGCAATACGCAGACCGATTTGATCTGGTGCAACCGGGCCTATGCCAACGTGCTGGACACCTCGCCCGCGACCGTCATCGCAGAACAGCGCGAATTGCCGCAAACAGCCCGCAAAAAGGGGCCCGCAACCGCATTACAGCCGGGCCGCCCATTGGCACAGGCCGCATTGGATGCGGCACAGCCCAAAACGACACAGGCCCATATTATCCATGCGGGCACACGGTTGTTGTGGGACGTCACGGAAACCCCTCTGCCGGGATTGGGGTTAACACTGGGCAGCGCGCATGACCGCACCCGGGAAGAAGAGCTGGAAACACACCAGCGTCGCAACACCGCCGCCAACAAAGAATTGCTGGAACAACTGGGATCATCCATCGCCATTTTCGCCGCCGACCAGAAGATTGAGTTTTTCAATTCGGCCTTTGCGCAGTTGTGGCAACTGGACGACAGCTGGTTAAACACCCAGCCAAAGCTGGGCGATATCATGGAAAAATTGCGCGAAACACGGCGCCTGCCGGAACAGGCCGATTTTCGCAAGTTCAAGCAAAGCTGGCTGAACATGTTTACCGGCCTGATCGGTGGGCACGAAGATATGCTGTACCTGCCCGATGGGCGGGCCCTGCGCCAATTGGTCATCCCGCACCCGATGGGCGGATTGATGATGATTTTCGAAGACGTGACCGGACGATTGGAACTGGAATCCAATTATAACACGCTGGTCGCTGTGCAAAAGGAAACGCTCGACAATTTGTCCGAAGGCGTGGCCGTGTTTGGCGGCGACGGACGATTGAAATTGTGGAACCCGGCCTGGGCCCGGCTGTGGCACCTGAACCCCGAAGATCTGGACGGCGAGCCGCATATCAGCCGGATCGTTGAACGCCTCAAACCACTATTCCATGAAACCGTGTGGCCCCAGCAGCGCGAAGAACTGATTGCACAAGGGCTGGACCGCACACAGCGCGAAGGCCGCCTGCAATTGCTGAACCAGACACTGGTTGATTTTTCGACCGTGCCGCTGCCCGATGGTGGCGTTTTGGTCGCGCATATCGACGTGACCGACAGCGCCCGCGTCGAAGCCGCCTTGCGCGATCGTAACGAAGCCTTGGAAGCGGCGGAGCGGCTGAAGCTCGACTTCCTGGCCAACGTGTCGTACCAGCTGCGTACACCGCTGAACGCCATTACCGGGTTTGCCGAAATTTTGGGCCATGAATATTTCGGACCACTGAATGAACGACAAAAAGAATATACAACCGGTTTGCAGGATGCGGGCAAACGCTTGGTCAGTCTGGTTGACGACATTCTGGACCTGTCAACGATTGAAGCCGGGTATATGCAATTGCAAACATCCACCGTTGATGTTCACCGCATGCTGGCCGGGCTGGTTGATCTGACCACCGAATGGGCTCGGAAGGAAAAAATCAACGTCCGGCTGGATTGCCCGGATGATATCGGCAGCATCAATGCCGATGAACAGCGCATGAAGCAGGTGTTGCTGAACCTGATCCGCAACGCGATCAATTTCACACCGGAGGGCGGCACCATCACCGTGGGCGCAACGCGCACCAGCGATGGTCATATCGCCCTGCACGTCACCGACACCGGACCCGGTATCGCCAGCGAAGATCGCGCCCGTGTGCTGGAGCCGTTTGAACGCGGCAATGTAAAGGGTGCCATGGCCGCGCGACAGGGTGCGGGGTTGGGACTGACCCTTGTGCGGAATATTGTGCAATTGCATGGCGGCACCATCACACTGGACAGCCCGCATAATCACGGCACGATTGTTACGATTTCCCTGCCCGTTTAA
- a CDS encoding chromosome condensation regulator has translation MGDSLLRKAGRAALLVGVVTLGLGAWGHSNPAFAACSNPAGNAGDVIWNTASNTPTYCNDTNWVSFAKGGNAISWFSAATLPSLVNPSPSTNDYMGRGGVSISGNLAAVGVPDNAVTFAAEGSVYVYALDTGALVSTLVNPNPTASDYFGYDTEIDGNLVVVGAPDDDAGGSGAGQAYVFNATTGALVSTLANPNPTANDSFGGDVDISGNLAIVGARFDDPGGVSAAGQAYVFNATTGALVSTLVNPSPTTNDYFGVDVTISGNWAIVAAPDDDPGGLDNAGSVYVFDATTGALLHTLTAPVPAAYKDFGSSIAADGDRLIVGMNNADVGPGPAYSAGAAYVYNLNTGALVTTIENPEPEDSDNFGYTNSVAIYNGMVAVGAYSADPDGVDGAGKIHLFNADSGTWLGRVTRPNKQTMDFFGQGIALGDNVLAVPFQKEMVSGLSNAGTVYVFEPSLPKGAEPWATVGMGYYTGCGTRNGELYCWGQNSYYATGLGTSTGEQTTPARVGTDTTWDMAKGSAFHSCGINNGALYCWGGNASGRTGMGTTSGDTTTPTQVGAFTDWTYVDAEYSHSCGLRGTGLLYCWGSNSSGRTGLGTTSGTTTTPTQVGAATDWTWVAGGNTTTCGIRGGALYCWGSQFYGKLGNGLTSGSASSPVQIGSDTDWTDVSASWAHTCGIRGGALYCWGFNGDGRTGLGISAGNQTTLAQVGSDTDWTRISVGESFSCGLRAGGQLYCWGANFRGKTGLGTDSGSQLVPAQVGAYTDWIELSVEEGASCALRNGGTMYCWGGNGNGVTGLGLDGSTTGVEGTWVPTLVGDACAGPAGSNGDITYNPTSHVLQYCSGGLWLAAGPPGNGGAGCSNPSGSAGHLVYNSTHNVLQYCEGDAWVALGRP, from the coding sequence ATGGGGGATTCTCTTTTGCGCAAGGCTGGGCGCGCGGCTCTGCTCGTCGGGGTGGTGACGCTTGGCTTGGGGGCATGGGGGCATTCAAACCCGGCTTTTGCCGCATGCTCCAACCCCGCCGGAAATGCGGGGGATGTCATCTGGAATACAGCGTCCAACACCCCGACCTATTGCAACGATACCAACTGGGTTTCTTTTGCCAAGGGCGGCAACGCGATCAGCTGGTTTTCCGCGGCGACTTTGCCGTCGCTTGTTAATCCGTCCCCGTCGACCAACGATTATATGGGGCGCGGGGGCGTATCCATTTCCGGCAATTTGGCGGCCGTTGGCGTGCCGGATAACGCCGTCACTTTTGCGGCGGAGGGGTCTGTCTATGTCTATGCGCTGGATACCGGTGCGTTGGTTTCAACCCTGGTGAATCCCAACCCAACCGCCAGTGACTATTTCGGATATGACACGGAAATCGATGGCAATCTGGTCGTCGTGGGTGCGCCCGATGATGATGCGGGCGGCAGCGGCGCGGGTCAGGCCTATGTGTTCAACGCTACGACCGGGGCGCTGGTGTCAACGTTGGCCAATCCCAATCCAACGGCCAATGATTCCTTTGGTGGTGATGTTGATATATCGGGCAACCTGGCCATTGTTGGTGCACGTTTTGATGATCCGGGCGGGGTCAGTGCGGCGGGTCAGGCCTATGTGTTCAACGCTACGACCGGGGCGCTGGTGTCGACGTTGGTTAACCCCAGCCCGACAACAAATGATTATTTTGGTGTGGATGTTACGATCTCTGGCAACTGGGCCATTGTGGCTGCCCCTGATGATGACCCGGGCGGCCTTGATAATGCCGGATCGGTTTATGTTTTTGATGCCACAACTGGCGCATTGCTTCACACCCTGACCGCGCCTGTTCCGGCCGCCTATAAAGATTTTGGGTCGTCAATTGCGGCGGACGGTGATCGGCTGATCGTCGGAATGAACAACGCCGATGTGGGCCCGGGGCCGGCTTATTCCGCCGGGGCGGCGTATGTATATAATTTAAACACCGGGGCCTTGGTGACCACCATCGAAAACCCCGAACCGGAAGACAGCGATAATTTCGGCTATACAAATTCGGTTGCGATTTATAATGGCATGGTGGCCGTAGGGGCCTATAGCGCTGATCCAGATGGAGTCGATGGCGCGGGCAAGATTCACCTGTTCAATGCGGACAGTGGAACATGGCTGGGTCGCGTCACCCGCCCGAATAAACAAACCATGGATTTTTTTGGTCAGGGAATTGCGCTGGGTGATAACGTTCTGGCCGTGCCGTTTCAAAAGGAAATGGTGTCGGGTCTTAGCAATGCCGGAACGGTTTATGTCTTTGAACCCAGCCTTCCGAAAGGGGCGGAGCCGTGGGCTACCGTTGGGATGGGGTACTACACGGGCTGTGGTACGCGGAATGGTGAACTGTACTGCTGGGGTCAAAATTCTTATTACGCGACGGGTCTTGGTACATCGACTGGGGAGCAGACAACGCCGGCGCGTGTGGGAACGGATACGACGTGGGATATGGCCAAGGGTTCGGCTTTCCACAGCTGTGGTATCAATAACGGGGCGTTATATTGCTGGGGCGGAAACGCTTCCGGCCGTACCGGGATGGGGACAACATCCGGTGATACCACGACACCAACCCAGGTTGGGGCATTTACGGATTGGACCTATGTTGATGCGGAATACAGCCATTCTTGCGGGTTGCGTGGAACGGGATTGCTGTATTGCTGGGGGTCGAATAGCTCGGGTCGTACAGGTCTTGGAACGACATCAGGGACGACGACAACACCAACGCAGGTTGGTGCGGCCACAGATTGGACGTGGGTCGCCGGCGGGAACACGACCACATGCGGCATTCGTGGTGGGGCTTTGTATTGCTGGGGGTCGCAATTCTACGGCAAGCTGGGCAATGGTTTGACCAGTGGCAGTGCATCCAGCCCGGTTCAAATCGGATCGGACACGGATTGGACGGATGTCAGCGCGTCTTGGGCGCACACATGCGGCATTCGCGGTGGGGCGTTGTATTGCTGGGGCTTCAACGGTGATGGCAGAACCGGGCTAGGAATCAGTGCCGGGAACCAAACCACACTGGCTCAGGTCGGATCGGATACGGACTGGACTCGCATTTCCGTTGGCGAAAGTTTCAGCTGTGGCTTGCGTGCTGGTGGTCAGCTGTATTGTTGGGGGGCGAACTTCAGGGGAAAAACTGGTTTGGGGACTGATTCCGGAAGTCAGCTGGTTCCGGCTCAGGTGGGGGCCTACACCGATTGGATTGAACTCAGCGTCGAAGAAGGGGCCAGTTGCGCCTTGCGCAACGGTGGGACGATGTATTGCTGGGGTGGCAATGGCAACGGTGTTACGGGATTGGGTCTTGATGGCAGCACAACCGGTGTCGAGGGCACATGGGTGCCGACTCTCGTCGGGGATGCTTGTGCGGGGCCAGCGGGAAGCAATGGTGATATAACCTACAATCCGACATCCCATGTCCTGCAATATTGTTCTGGTGGGCTGTGGCTGGCCGCGGGCCCGCCGGGGAACGGCGGGGCGGGATGTTCGAACCCATCCGGATCGGCGGGGCATCTTGTCTACAATTCCACACACAATGTCCTGCAATACTGCGAAGGTGATGCGTGGGTTGCGCTGGGGCGTCCGTAA